DNA sequence from the Mustela erminea isolate mMusErm1 chromosome 15, mMusErm1.Pri, whole genome shotgun sequence genome:
GGCATTACTAAAGACATTGAATGCTGTCAGATACCACCATGCTGCCAAAGCCAAGTTTCTTTGTATAATATGTTGCAGTAACATCAGCTGTGAAAGGGATGGTGCACATAATCACTGTGAATTAGAAGCAAGCAATGGATTATCAACCCTCTTGAGAGGATTTGAGACTGTTAGCAATCCTAGTATGGCTGCCTCTTTGTATACTATTAAgcaaaaaattgatgaaaaaaatttgaCCAGCATTAAAGTAATTGTACCCATGCACCGGAAGACATTACTGAAGGCTTTTATTGATCAGCTCTTCACCGATGTTTACAGTTTTGAGTTTGAAGACTTACAGGTGACTTCGAGGGGAGATCCTTTGAAACAATCCACTGAAATAAACATGATCACAGCTCAAGAAGTAGAAGCAATCCAGAATGAAATTCAAACATATTTGAGAAGCCTGCCAGCACTGAGAGGAGAGTTAACCATTATCACATCTCCTTTAATCTCAGGTGTGTTAAACACTCTGTTGTTTCTGCTGTATACATGAAAAACTAGTCTTTCTTTAGAGGCTGTTcacctttttcctcctcctttctttcataGACTATAGTTTTATTATCTCACTGACATCAGTTGCAACATGGGAGTGTGAGGGATGTCAAGGGATACCAAGGGATAGTCCCTTCAATGCCAATTTGCTTTATGCAAATTTGCTTAACAAATAAATTTGCATTATGCAAATAAATTTGCATTATGCAAATTCAGTTTTAAGACAAATACCCCAGCCTTcctttaaaatgagatttatgaCCCTAAGCATCTCCTATTTAGAAATTCTGATACTTTAACTCATTGGCACCttcacagaagaatgaaattttacaATGTGTATCTTCTTGGTTAAATGATATTTACTTTGGGCTATATGCTGTTAGGAATAACAAAGACAAATGGGACAGAAGATACTCTTTGAAGAGCAATAATCCCATGGGGAAGGTTAAGCAAACATAAAGCCATATATAACAGAACACATGAGGTACACAGTGCTGAAGAAATTGGAAGCTAGAAAAACATGCAGCTTGAGGTCTCAGGGAGAGTCTTGCTGAGACACTGGGCTTGTAACATTTTATAGTCTTTTGTATAGCATATTTTTACTCTTCGTTACTTCTATTCAGCAGATATTTTCTTACACGGATTTACTACAAGAACAGGTGGAATATCCTACATCCCAACTCTTAGCTCATTCAATCTCTTCAGTAGTTCCAAAAGGAGAGATCCCAAGGTCGTTGTTCAAGAAAATCTGCGTAGGTTGGGAAATGCTGTAGGATTTAATGTGGAGAAATTTTACCGAATAAAggtaaaattttgtttcatgttttggaCGATCTAAAATATATTCTTGACGGTGCTAATGACTTCATGGACTTTAAACAAGCTATTTAACTTTTGCATCTggtattttatctaaaattttaggataatGATATGGTTGTTTTTCTTGGATCTATACACTAGAGCCTAAAAATCAGTTCTTCATAGATATATTTCACAGGAAGCTTCTTGTATCTAAAAGTACAGTTAATTCTTATAGTACCACTGCCCTTTTTGGTTTAGAAAGAAGATTCCAGAATGGTGGGAGAGAAAGgccattattttctaaattaacatTAGGAGGAACTAGGATCACTATTGATACCTTGTTTGTTATAGAATTCTAGCTTTATTTGGGTCAGGAAAAGTAAGAATATCTTTAATTTGGTAATTAACTTAACTTCTTTCCATAAATAGTACTTTATGGAAACTGCTGCAAGGAGATATTTACCCATCTCTAGTAAGAGATGTTTGTGATGGACTGTATTAAATTGTTAAGTGTTCAAGTCTGTTTTCCTTTGAATAAAATGTATAGAGATTATAATACCAAAAGTTAAATGACAAGTAAATTTGGTATTTTACTATTGAAGTGATGTTTTTAATGCTTGCTAGTAATATTAAACTGGTTATATAATTTCATACAAAATgagtattttcagaaaaagctTATGGATCAGAaattctactttcaaaatatttttatcacacATCTTTGGTATTAGACTGATCATGCCAATGACGTCTGGATTATGGGAAGGAAGGAACCTGAATCTTATGATGGAATCACCACAAATCAGAGGGGAGTCACAATAGCAGCTCTTGGTGCTGACTGTATACCAATTGTTTTTGCTGATCCTGTCAGAAAATCATGTGGTGTTGCTCACGCTGGTAAGTGTACTTAATTAAGCATTTAGGATTTTACCAGTTTTGTAGTATAGGAAAAGTTATAATTTCTTTCTAGTGGGCATGACAGTTAATTACTTTACaggtattaaatataaaatagaagtaGAGCCAGCATACTTTTATTATAGGTACAAATAAAAGCAGTACCTAAGTCAAATTACATGAATCAGAGTAGAATTCCCAAAGGAAGCAGTACCCTGATTCCGGAGGAATTTGCAGGACTTGACTAGGTGCCAGGGTTTCTCAGCAGGGTTGCTTTTAACATTTTGGGCAAGAAAATCTTATATTGTAATTTGCTTGGCTTTCAAAATTCCGAATGCCAGTAGCACCCCAGttgtaataacaacaacaacagcaaaaagcaCCTCCATGCTTTTCAGAACacttcagagggagaggaagtggtaCTGGCTCTTGTTGAGAACTTTTAAAGTCTAGGCAATGGGGACCAAGAAGATAAGGTATGTTGGAGAAAGGTATTCATGAGGATGAAGGTGCAGCAGCATATGTGTAAAGATATGGAGGTAAGAAGCAAGATATGTTTGGAAAACTGCATTTAGCTTAATATGTTATAGTCTAGTGCctttaaatattatctaaagTTAAGAACAAAGGATTTTCGTTGTTGTGTTAAGgttatgaattttgttttctgaaggtaTTTTAAAGTGCTATTTAGATTATCCTGTGGCCAtggctttgtaaaatgagggATGATCTTTGATATTTCTTTCTGCTTGTAAATCTATTGTGCTTTttagacaaaaaaataagaaggtgGCATATTTTCTTCTGATCTAGCTAAAGTTATGGGATTGGATGACTAGAAGTCACATTTATGATTTGACATTGTCAAAAAGTTATTTGAGTCTTCGATTTTGGATATAAAAAGAGAATCTTATTTGTTACTTCTTAGgttttgaaacattatttttaaatatcaaagatTAAAGCTGTCAAAATgagtgcttgcttcagcagcacatatactaaagcTGTCAAAATGAAACACtcttaaataaagttaaaagtctgacattttctgatttcaaaacttgttataaaaatatataaaaaaagaacccagaaataaacccttgcataTATGATCAAAAGGTTTTTAACAAGGTACCTGGACTAtacagtggggaaaggacagtctcttcgaCAAATAGTACTGAGAAAAGTGGATAtttacattcaaaagaatgatgTTAGATATTTATCTTacattgtatataaaaattaactcaaaacaggttaaagacctaaatgtaagagctaaatctataaaacttattaaagaaaatgtaaatcctCATAAACTTGGTTTAGGCAATGGTTTCATAGATATGaaaccaaaagcacaagaaacaagagTAGAGACAGATAAATTGAAATTCATCAAAACTAATAAACTGCATCAAAGGACACAGACAACAAAGTTAAAAGGCAGcacatggaatggaagaaaatacttgcaattcatatatctgataaggagtttatgtccagaatatataaagaatctacaactcaacaaaaaaatcaataacccagttaaaaatgggcaaagggcttgaacagacatttttccaaacatGATAagcaaatggccaacaagcaagtgatgaaaagatgcttaatgcCACTAATAATTAGGAAAATGTGCATCacaactataatgagatatcacctaaccCATTAGGAtagctaatattaaaaaaagaaataaaaagaaaatagcaaatggTGAAGCTGTGGAGGAATTAGAACTCTGATGCAcaattggtgggaatgtaaaatggtgcagctgctataAAAaatagtatggtggttcctcaaaaattttaaaatacaattaccatatgattcagcagttctacttctgggtatatatccaaaagaacaaaagcaCACCTGTGCATATAGCAGAATTATCCATAATAGCAAAGAGGTGGAAGCAATACAAGTTTccatagatggatgaatggataagcaaaatgtgataaatgcatacagtggaatattatttagcattagaaaggaaggaaatccttaCACCTGAATgaggaccttgaggacattatgttaaatgtAGGAAGTCAGTCACAAGAGATACTGTaagattccacttacatgaggtatctaaagtagtcaaattcatagacacaGTGGAATGGTGGGTACCATGGGCTGGGGCAAAGTGGTGATGGGGAATTGTTATTTAATGAGTTTCCGTTTTGCAAGATGACAAAGTTATAGAActtggttgcacaacaatgtgaatatatttaacactaGTGAAGTATACACTTAAAAggagttaaaatggtaaatttaatgATATGTATATTTCCTCCccccaagtttaaaaaaagtgtctaaaaaaagtgaaggagagagagaagacttaTAAGGTATAATCCCACTGGAAACTGAaagtatagaatatttttaaaggaagcgGAAGGGACCTCCCATTACATATCTCTCCCATGTCAGGTGGTTTGCATAGTGTACCTCATTTAAAAACCAGTgatttaggggtgtctgggtggctcagtcagttaaatgtctgccttaggctcaggtcatgatcccaaggttctgcttctcctctcctctccactctgctgtctcttgctctctctctcaaatgaataaataaataaaatctttaaaaaaataagaaaaataaaaaccggTGTTTTTGTTAATTGGTTATTTAGCTTAATTAATTGATCTTGTGATTCATTGCTATTTCTGGACTTCGAAAAATATGCAAACTAactctgctcatttttaagttAGAGATAAATTAAGGTGAAATGCTATGTTttaacttcctttatctctttttcttcctatttacCAGGTTGGAGGGGTACTTTGCTAGGTGTTGCTATGGCTACAGTGAATGCTATGATCACAGAATATGGGTGTAATTTGGAAGACATTATTGTTGTACTGGGACCTTCAGTAGGACCTTGCTGTTTTACTCTGCCAAGGGAATCAGCAAAGGAATTTCATAATCTTGATCCTGAATGTGTACGGTTATTTGATTCACCAAATCCCTACGTTGACATTCGTAAAGCCACCAGGTATGTTTGATTTCATTCCAAAACTGCAAGTTTGGTTATTGCTTAttgtttctaaaatgaaaatcattttagacAACAATTAGTAACTCCAAGAAAAATTGAGGTGGCAGATAAATAGGTAGCTGACATACGTATTTTatacaaaaacatattttgattATGAAATCTATTCTCATTTAAGTTTGACTAACAGAAATTTTCCTGTTATCTCTTATTGACTTAAAAGTGCAGGAAACTATTATTTGATTTATAGTTTTGAGAGATGTACTTAAACTTCATATAGAAAAGTTGTCATGTGCTTCATAGTCTTTCTTCAGCTGAAATCTGTAATGTAATAAACTATCAGgaagatgatattttaaaattatttttattttctagctaGAGGAATATATTTCTTAGCAGAAGTGTATATAATATAAGCACATAGTCACTCTCAAGCTTTCTATGGCCCCTTTCAATTTTGAATTACGAAGTTTTGCTATTAAAAGCcattatttgttatttctaaaaaagaaaattgtctgATTTTTAATCGTGTTTCTATTCTAGTCAACAAAACGTTGCACAGATTCTGCCTCATTTAGCATATAGAAAGGATTGAAATTGATTGTTAAATGTGACTTGTGGAATTAATATCACTAATTAATATTCATATTTCACATTGTAAAGTATTTATGGAGAAGCAATTTCTCTGTGAAAATCTGTTAATAGGAGGACAAGAGGTGGGAGGGCCAAATGACTAAAAAGCATCTCTGTCTGATTCAGATGAATCTTGTCTGCAAATATCCTTGTAACTTTAGATGTTTCTTCTAAATAAGTACTTGATTTTGATTATAAAATTCTGGACCCAGGTCATGTCTGCAGGACAATATAGAAAGTTTTACAGTTCGTATGTAAACTTAAGTGATTAATGGTgataaaatcttccaaattcCTGACTTGTTCATGTTTTGTATCTGAAAACCAATTTTCATTGTTCCAAGCAAATCTTTCCCAGAATTCTTTTACACCaatattcatatgtatgtattttttactgCTTTGGCTAGGTAAAATAAACACTTGGTATCTTTGAAAAATCTTTATCCTAAGGATTCTTCTAGAACGGGGAGGAATTCTACCACAGAATATTCAAGACCTGAACCAAGATCTTGACCTCTGTACATCCTGCCATCCTGACAAGTTTTTCTCCCATGTCCGAGATGGCCTTAATTTTGGTACACAGATTGGCTTCATATCAATTAGAGAATGAGGTAACAGcgggttcttcctctccctttatctcttttctttctcctctttctagCTTTCCCtcccctcattttaaaaaataattaattatatttaacttTGTCCCTTTATTCTTGTAGGAAGaattaagtttctatttttagtGAGGCAGTAGAGGTAGAAGAGTTAATTTTTAGGGACATGCTCTAATATAAAGAATAGCTGCTCCTTTTCCTACTTAAGTAAACAGGCCaccatataaatatacaaataaaataatttattttaaaaatcctgcatGTATGCCATTTATCTCCTATGTACTTGACATCAGTATATTTCCTATCATAAcatctttaaaactttattttttattcttttgatttttgagaAGAAATCTTTGCATAAAGATTCTAAATTCTAGAATAATAAAAAGTCCTCACATATCAAACTGGCATGGTTTTCAACTAGATTTGCAACTGATTATCTGTAGCAGGGGTTGGCCAGTTTTCTTTAAAGgtgagatagtaaatatttttaggcTTTGTGGTACATACAGTCTCCGTCTCAAACTACTTAGCTTTGCCATTGTAGAGCAAAAGCAGACAGTAACACCACAAAATGAGTATGACTGTatttcagtaaaactttatttttaaaaaacagatgtgTGCCACGCAGGTTTGGCCTATAGGCTATAATTTGCTGATA
Encoded proteins:
- the LACC1 gene encoding laccase domain-containing protein 1 isoform X2, whose protein sequence is MAEAVLVDFFGLKFNSQKNSHQALLKTLNAVRYHHAAKAKFLCIICCSNISCERDGAHNHCELEASNGLSTLLRGFETVSNPSMAASLYTIKQKIDEKNLTSIKVIVPMHRKTLLKAFIDQLFTDVYSFEFEDLQVTSRGDPLKQSTEINMITAQEVEAIQNEIQTYLRSLPALRGELTIITSPLISDIFLHGFTTRTGGISYIPTLSSFNLFSSSKRRDPKVVVQENLRRLGNAVGFNVEKFYRIKTDHANDVWIMGRKEPESYDGITTNQRGVTIAALGADCIPIVFADPVRKSCGVAHAGWRGTLLGVAMATVNAMITEYGCNLEDIIVVLGPSVGPCCFTLPRESAKEFHNLDPECVRLFDSPNPYVDIRKATRILLERGGILPQNIQDLNQDLDLCTSCHPDKFFSHVRDGLNFGTQIGFISIRE
- the LACC1 gene encoding laccase domain-containing protein 1 isoform X1, whose translation is MAEAVLVDFFGLKFNSQKNSHQALLKTLNAVRYHHAAKAKFLCIICCSNISCERDGAHNHCELEASNGLSTLLRGFETVSNPSMAASLYTIKQKIDEKNLTSIKVIVPMHRKTLLKAFIDQLFTDVYSFEFEDLQVTSRGDPLKQSTEINMITAQEVEAIQNEIQTYLRSLPALRGELTIITSPLISADIFLHGFTTRTGGISYIPTLSSFNLFSSSKRRDPKVVVQENLRRLGNAVGFNVEKFYRIKTDHANDVWIMGRKEPESYDGITTNQRGVTIAALGADCIPIVFADPVRKSCGVAHAGWRGTLLGVAMATVNAMITEYGCNLEDIIVVLGPSVGPCCFTLPRESAKEFHNLDPECVRLFDSPNPYVDIRKATRILLERGGILPQNIQDLNQDLDLCTSCHPDKFFSHVRDGLNFGTQIGFISIRE